The Fulvia fulva chromosome 1, complete sequence region TGGGGCTCTGCTAGAGAGCAGCAGCATAGCTGTTCAAGACAGTGGTTGCGACGTTGCCAGCTTAGCCACGGTTGCATGCATGTACTCCTTCATTCCACTTACTATACACAACGGATCATGCAGCTGCAGGGCAATAGCATCACCGCTGATATTCTGCTGCAGAGACTCAACTTTTTTGAAGGTAGAGCTCATAAAGGCGTCGACCCATTCTGCCATTGGGGACTTCTGCTCTAGCAATGGGTCGAGTACTTTGCGAAACTCGCCTCGATTGAGATTGTGGCGGTGCGTTATGTCGAGCGGAAACAAGGTGACTTTTAGTCGGCGAGACAGCTTGGCTGGATACGGAGCCAGAAATGGTGGTGGAGGATGATCGGCTTGCTGTCCTGGCGGTGCTGGTGGTGTGGGAGGCATAGTCGAGCGAGGGTTCGGGGACGTCAAGGCGTAGAGTCGTGCTGCAGCGAAGGAGTCCGCGAAGGTGTTGAACTCTGCTACTGGAGTGATCTGGTTTCTGTTGTTCAGCACATCTCTTAGAGGCCCTGGCGGCTGCTTGATTAAGCGGAAGGGAGGCTCTTCGATCGGCGGCGAGCCTTTCAGCGGTAGTGGACCTACGTTGCCTTCTTCGTTGATGTTGCCTCCCATCACAACGACCTCTTTGACTCGAAGAAATGTCTCGGGATCCTCGGCGGCTGCCAGAGCCAGATTTGTCAGTGGGCCAACGGCTACGATCGTGACGGTATCTGGCTCGTTCTCACGCAGGAGGCGTAGTAACTCCCGGCTCGATGGCGCCTTTGATGGTGTGAACAGTGCGTGTTTCTTGTGCTGCTCTTCATCCAGTACATGTTCGTCTGGGTCTTTCGACGCTTCAGCTTGCTGGAACATAGACCTCCAAGTCTCTGCCGGCGTCATGTGTGGATGCTGTGTGAGATTAGGTTAAGGTCCATCTCACACGTTGCCGATATTCCTACCGTCTTGTGGATGCCACCAAGTCCATCATGACCGTCTGCAGACCTGTCAATACTGCTATTGACTCGAATGGATCAAATCACCCACGGAAGAAGTCTGCCATCAAGAGCTGATCTGACAACGGGTGGTCTGTACCCACAGCTACCAAAGGCTTAGACTTCAACAGTGTCTCGAAACCGAGAGCCCGACCATTTGCTTCTCGCCATGTCAACTCGTGCTCAATATGGTGGAACAGGGACACGACGTTGCGAAGGCAGTTTTGTAGATCAATGTTGCCATATGTGACACTGATCAGTAGCAATTCGATCTCTTCTGGAGAGGCAGAACATGCCAACAAGATGGCGAGGATATCGTCCACACCCTTTAATTGTCAGTGCATTTAATCGGTAATCTCTGGCACGAGTACACACAGGATCTGTGTCAATGATGAGCTTGCATGCCATGGTCGTTCGAATGGTCGGGAAGCGGTGTCGAGCTTGAAGGAACCAGAATGAGAGGTATAACGTAACGTATGTCGACAGTCCTGTGCTCTGGATGCTGCGCGCTGCTGCTATGCAAATGCTCCTGAATGGGTCCCGTTGGTGATCTCAGAACAAGGACTCGAGATGGCATCGGCTGCTGCCATAGAGAGCGCCGGCCAGAAGTTCGAGTCGGCAGAACCAAGACTTTGCACCCTGTGCCTGTCCGTGCTCAGCTTTTGTCAAAATCTTTCGTGGAGCGACTGTGCGGCTTCCTTCTTTCTTCAACAATGTCTTTACAGGCCACCAATAGAGTCTCGGTGCGAACGATCAATGTTTGCACAGGTCTACAAGGCCTCCTTGCGTGCTCCGGTAGTCTAAGATTGAAGACGGCCGCTATACAACTTCGTTCCAACGTCGAGGGGATGTAAGATGGGAAAAGTGTCCGTGACATTCTATGCTATGTACAGGTCCTGCCTCACTGGAAGAACTGGCTCTCGCTCTGGCTGGCAATCGAGCGCCTACTTGATGCCGTTGGAGCGCTGCTTCATCTTGAGCCTGGAGAAAGGTCAGCGTGGCAGTGTCCTGGAAACTGTACCATGCACACCTCAGCAAATTCGCTTTGGGACAGCTTACGGTCGAAGCACCATCGCCATTCTCCTTGTAGAATAGGTTGCAACAAGCGTACAGCGCATCAACCTTGCTATACGTCAGATTGTGTCTCGACACTGCGACGTGCGTGGATGGACTACCTGTTTTTGGCACTTTTCCTCCTTGTAGTCGTTCTTCTGTATGCAGTCTGCAATGTTCTCAGCCTTGTCGTGCGTCAAAGGTCAACTTACTAATCGCTCACCTTGAATAGCACATGCCTGCGAATGGCATGCTGGATAGCTCTTCAGTCCTTCCTTGGGTTCACTCGCCTGTGGGCAGTCAGCCATAGAAACGAACGGGTCGCGTGAAATGGAAAGTACCATGTTCAGCTTGTCGAGGCAGGTAAGGAGATGGGTGACAAAAGATCAATGTGCAAGGTCACATGCAGATGAGTAGCCTACATGTGCAACGCCTTGTTGCCTTCTTGGCAGCATCGTCCGTCTCCAGCCTTCTCACCCCACCTTCAACTTGGACGTTATCGCTTTCACGCCGAGCATCGAGCATCGCCCGCACCTCCCACAGACTCGAAGTACCAAGAGGCACCACGACGCCATATCGCGTCGCCTGTAAAAGGTAGGCGCGTCATTCTCCCACCACTCTTTCCATTGTTCTAGCGCGCGACTGCCGTCCCCGCGCTCACTTACTGACGCTTCACCAGACGCCACCCGCACCTTTACAGGACTTCACGCTGCACGCACTTTACATTCACCACGTCTTAGTCATCGCCGAAGAGGCTATATAAACCCCGCCTGCCTTCGTTTTCGAGCTTGCTTCGCAGCAACCACATACACACACACACGAGACCACCGACACACTCTACCACAGCTTCTCACCACCATCGTCACCTCCACGCGAACCCAACATGGCAGACAACGGCAGTCCTGCAGGCGAGAAGCCAGAAGATCAAGCACAAGGCGCGACCGAGCATCTAAACATCAAGGTCACTGACAACAACAACGAGGTCTTCTTTAAGATCAAGCGCACAACACAACTGAAGAAGCTCATGGACGCTTTCTGCGAGCGGCAAGGAAAGAGCCCGCAGAGTGTGCGATTCCTCTTTGACGGCCAGAGAGTCAACTCCTCCGACACGCCTGACACTGTGAGTTCATTATACAGGAGCAATGAAGTGAGTAGAAGGCTCATAGGCTAACAACAGTCGCAGCTCGAGATGGCAGACGGGGACACCCTCGAGGTTCACCAGGAGCAGATTGGCGGCTCATGTTGGTGATCGTTGTCACATCGGCGCAGATCGCAAGCAGCATATTTACTAACGAGTCTGGCATGCCTCGCTCACCTGTGGAACAGCGTACAGCAAATTAGGTGGGCCAAGATAACCACGATACCACACACGAAGTTTAATGGATGGATATTGAAGCGAGGAGACATGGCGGCGGACATGTTTCTACATCAGGCGTTCTGGCGTCAGCAAGCATACCTACCTTTCTGAGCAGACACGTCTTCTCTCCGACAAAAGATTCAGCGATGTTTTAGCTCGGCGTTGCAATGATTGAATGGACTTGCTTGGCGTGCATGAAGCCTCACGAACCAATCGTCAGGGTTGTTTATGTTCCATACCATCTCAAAGCATCGACCCGTGCTATACCAGGTTGGAGCATATTTTGCTCCTTGCGAACAACCTGCCGAGAGATTGGCCAAGATGAAGGGTATGGGCACGATGCTTGACACTACTAATTGACCAGTAGATGGCAACTCCTCTAACTCCTTGCCATGAGAGTACATGTCAGATCGTAAAGCTGTACATCACACCTGCCGGTCGTCCAACGCTAATACTTTGTACAGAACGCCGTGGCACTACTTCTCCGCGATCTCCATGACACGCTTCGCGGCACTCTCAAAGTCGTCGAAGGCATCCAACCCAAGATCGCTCTCAGCAATCTTCTTCTGCCCCACCTCCTCGTTGGTACCACGTATCCGCACCACAACAGGCACATTCTTCATGTCGACCTCTTTGAACGCCAGCAGAATTCCTTCCGCAATCATACCACCATCTGTTAGGCCACCGAAGATGTTGACAAAGATGACCTTGACTCTTGGGTCCTGCAGGATGAGCTCGAAGCTTTTCTTGACTGTCTCCGAAGTCGCCTTGCCTCCAGTGTCCAAGAAGTTGACCGGACGCCCACCGTGAAGCTTTAGCGCATCGATTGTGTTCATTGCAAGGCCAGCGCCGTTGACGAGTGTGCCAATGTTTGCTTGTGGATCATCGTACTTGACGTAGACGATGCCATCCTTCTCTGCCTCTACCTCCTCAGGAACTTCTCGGTCCTTTTGTCGAAGGCGGTGGATGTCTTCCTGGCGTTTCTTGCTGCGATACGCGGCATCATCGAACATGAGTGTAATGCTGGGCTGATGAAGCTTCAAGTTTCCAGAACCCCCGATGCTTACGCAGCCGGACAGGATGATAGCTTCCTTCTCTTTGTACATCTTCACCAGGCTGGCGATAAGGCCGTGTGCTTGCTGTTTTGCGCTCTGTGGGGCCGAGTCGAGTTGCAGGTACTGGATGGCTTGGCTAATGAGCGACTCGGAAGGACCTTCCCGCCAGTCGTATGGGAACTTTTTGACGCGGGCATCAATAGCGGAAGGATCGGCAGTTGGCGCGACTGCTATGCAAGGTGAGCGCTCGGTACGGTCGACAAGGATGCCCAGGTAGTAGCCGTCTTTGGGTGCTTCGTCAAGCGCAATTGCGAGACCTGTCACCTTGCTGAGGTATGGGTGAAGTGGAACTGGCACTAGCTCTGGTGCGATGAAAAGTCCTCGTTGCTGTTCTCTCGAGCCAGCGTTAACCCGAGGCTGGAGTTTTGGTCCATATGTCGCCCCAGACATCGCTGGACTTCTGCGAAAGGTGTGGTAGCCACGCTTCTGCTGTTGCTGGACGTTGGCTTGGATCTTACTGACATCCCGACCAGATTGCTCCAGCAGAGTCTTCATAACACCACCAAACTTCTCGGGGTGATCGACCATGGTGGCTCCAGCCTCCTGCAGGATGCTGTATTTCTCATTGGAGTTGTGCTCGCCACGGGCTGCCCAAGCACCAGCGTGACCCATGATAGTGGTTTGTCGAGCGTTCTTTCCGCCAACCAACGCGGCGATTGGCTTTGGGTTTCTTGTGCGCTTGAGGTAGTCCTTGATCCAATCCGCAGCATCCTCTTCTGCTTTGCCGCCAACCTCACCGATCAAAACAATGCCTTCTGTTTCTGGATCTGCCTCGAAAACCTTCAGAGAGTCGACGAGGTTGGTACCGGCAATGATGTCGCCTCCCATGCCAATGCACAGACTCTGACCAAGTCCGGAACGGGTGATGGATGCCACAGCTTCGTACGAGAGGGTCCCTGACTTCGCAGCAATGCCAATGTGACCAGGAGCAAAGGTAGGAAGAGGCTGAAACCCGATTCGACAGAAGCCAATTGGAGCAATGATGCCGGGTGCATTTGCACCCACCAACCTAGATTTTGACTGTGTTTTCAAGATACTCGCGACCTGTGCCCGTGTCAGCTACCTAATGGTTGTTCCAAATTCATGTAACGCACTCTCATGATGTCGTGAAGCGGAATGTGCTCGGCCACAGATACGATCAAAGGAATCTCGGCTTCTATAGCTTCCTCTATCGCAGCACCACAGTGCGGTGCCGCCACAAAGACAGCAGTAGCATCAGGCTTGAGTTGCTCCTTGGCCTTCTTCAGATCTGGAAGCAGTGGCAAGCCGATGTGTTCTCCCTCCTTGCCAGGCGTGACTCCTCCAACCACGTTGGTGCCATAAGCTATGCTGTCTTTCGCATTCCCAGTGGCTACACGTCCAGTGAAACCCTGATAGATGACACGCGTGTGCTTTCCTATCCTCAGATTCTGAACAGTGTCTTCATAGCCGCTTCTGAATTGGGTCGAGGAGAAAGGCCTTCTCGAGCATCTGGAGAGTCTCG contains the following coding sequences:
- a CDS encoding putative uridine nucleosidase 1, which gives rise to MACKLIIDTDPGVDDILAILLACSASPEEIELLLISVTYGNIDLQNCLRNVVSLFHHIEHELTWREANGRALGFETLLKSKPLVAVGTDHPLSDQLLMADFFHGHDGLGGIHKTHPHMTPAETWRSMFQQAEASKDPDEHVLDEEQHKKHALFTPSKAPSSRELLRLLRENEPDTVTIVAVGPLTNLALAAAEDPETFLRVKEVVVMGGNINEEGNVGPLPLKGSPPIEEPPFRLIKQPPGPLRDVLNNRNQITPVAEFNTFADSFAAARLYALTSPNPRSTMPPTPPAPPGQQADHPPPPFLAPYPAKLSRRLKVTLFPLDITHRHNLNRGEFRKVLDPLLEQKSPMAEWVDAFMSSTFKKVESLQQNISGDAIALQLHDPLCIWYCMVDDPSQWNLIEDEDLRVESSGQWTRGMCVIDRRTRKKREDDHEGEIPGDTGNWLSVRNGNRLRRCIGSPGEDLFGGFMLKRIFNL
- a CDS encoding Cx9C motif-containing protein 4, mitochondrial, which codes for MVLSISRDPFVSMADCPQASEPKEGLKSYPACHSQACAIQDCIQKNDYKEEKCQKQVDALYACCNLFYKENGDGASTVSCPKANLLRLKMKQRSNGIK
- a CDS encoding Ubiquitin-like protein SMT3; amino-acid sequence: MADNGSPAGEKPEDQAQGATEHLNIKVTDNNNEVFFKIKRTTQLKKLMDAFCERQGKSPQSVRFLFDGQRVNSSDTPDTLEMADGDTLEVHQEQIGGSCW
- a CDS encoding Succinate--CoA ligase [ADP-forming] subunit alpha-1, mitochondrial, which produces MTMASLRSSQASSILQNTTSRLSRCSRRPFSSTQFRSGYEDTVQNLRIGKHTRVIYQGFTGRVATGNAKDSIAYGTNVVGGVTPGKEGEHIGLPLLPDLKKAKEQLKPDATAVFVAAPHCGAAIEEAIEAEIPLIVSVAEHIPLHDIMRVASILKTQSKSRLVGANAPGIIAPIGFCRIGFQPLPTFAPGHIGIAAKSGTLSYEAVASITRSGLGQSLCIGMGGDIIAGTNLVDSLKVFEADPETEGIVLIGEVGGKAEEDAADWIKDYLKRTRNPKPIAALVGGKNARQTTIMGHAGAWAARGEHNSNEKYSILQEAGATMVDHPEKFGGVMKTLLEQSGRDVSKIQANVQQQQKRGYHTFRRSPAMSGATYGPKLQPRVNAGSREQQRGLFIAPELVPVPLHPYLSKVTGLAIALDEAPKDGYYLGILVDRTERSPCIAVAPTADPSAIDARVKKFPYDWREGPSESLISQAIQYLQLDSAPQSAKQQAHGLIASLVKMYKEKEAIILSGCVSIGGSGNLKLHQPSITLMFDDAAYRSKKRQEDIHRLRQKDREVPEEVEAEKDGIVYVKYDDPQANIGTLVNGAGLAMNTIDALKLHGGRPVNFLDTGGKATSETVKKSFELILQDPRVKVIFVNIFGGLTDGGMIAEGILLAFKEVDMKNVPVVVRIRGTNEEVGQKKIAESDLGLDAFDDFESAAKRVMEIAEK